The DNA sequence CTAATTTTTTCATTCCAGAATCCTTACTGTTTTTCTTAAATGGTCGAGCATCGAGTCAATCACGCCAGGGCTGATCACGAGGGGTGGCTGGAAGGCCAGGACATCCCGTCCCAGCCCGTTTTTCCCGAGAAGGAATCCCCGGTCCTTCATCTCTTCCAGAATCTGATCTGTCCTTTCCGCCCCGTCCCACTTCTGGTTACCCAGAACCGGAAGACCCAGCATCAGCCCCAGACCCCGGGGCTCTCCCAGAAAGGGGAAATCCCTGCTGATCGACTCCAGCCCTTTTTTCAGCATTTCACCCTTGATCCGGGCCTCTTCGATCAGATTCTCCTCCCGGATGAATTCCAGCACTCCCAGTCCCGCCTGGCAGGAAACGGGGTTCCCCCCCAGAGTGGATGCAGATGGCCGGGAAAAGGAGGAGGCAATGGCATCTGTCGTGGCAAAGAAACCGATGGGAAAACCGTTCCCCAGAGCCTTGGCTCCCGTCAGTATGTCGGGTTGAACACGGTAATGCTCAATCGCGAACATCCTGCCGGTCCGGGCGAAGCCGGTCTGAATCTCATCGCAGATCAGAAGAACCTTCTTCTCCTTCATCAGGGGCAGAAGGGATGTGAAAAAATCTGGGGGAAGGGGACGGATTCCGCCGTTTCCCTGTATAGGCTCCACCAGAAGAGCGGCAATCCTGTCACCCTTCTCCCTGATCACTCTCCCCGCCTCTTCGGCGGAAGATACAAAAT is a window from the Oceanispirochaeta sp. genome containing:
- a CDS encoding aspartate aminotransferase family protein; protein product: MAPISSESPGPERILEKKHDFLMPCSYHFYKDPPQLVKGKGASLFDSRGKEYADFFAGVSVMNCGHCNDSINRRVIDQLQTLQHTTSLYLTQPVVDLAEQLASVLPGDLRRSFFCNSGSEANEGAMLLARVYTGKKEFIALEGSLHGRTFLTSGATGIPMWRTDPFCDELPVHFVSSAEEAGRVIREKGDRIAALLVEPIQGNGGIRPLPPDFFTSLLPLMKEKKVLLICDEIQTGFARTGRMFAIEHYRVQPDILTGAKALGNGFPIGFFATTDAIASSFSRPSASTLGGNPVSCQAGLGVLEFIREENLIEEARIKGEMLKKGLESISRDFPFLGEPRGLGLMLGLPVLGNQKWDGAERTDQILEEMKDRGFLLGKNGLGRDVLAFQPPLVISPGVIDSMLDHLRKTVRILE